The genomic segment CCATTTCAAATCCCACATAAATATGAGATTTAAATCAGATCATGTGTATAAAACACTTGAGCTTCCCCGGCAGAAGGTAAAATGTTGGTTATTTCTACTACCTGCTTTGGAAGGCTGTTGTGAGGGTTGAATGAGATAATACGGTAAAGTGCTTAGCAAAGAGCCAGGCACACAGTCAGCGTTTAGGAAATGGTTACTTAcaattattttccataaaaatgccAAAGGGATCCATTGATTTATCCTTGCCAAAGATGGCAGAGAGATTTCAGAGATGGGTTGACAGGGTTTGGGGAATAAAAGCAAGGCTCTTACATAGTTTGAGTCTGAAATCTGGAAACTAGGAGATAGGGAacaggaggcaaggaaggagatGATGAATCCTGTTTTAGGTGATGGATTCCAAGACTCAAGTAGAAATGGGGATGACTTTCGGGGGAGGCAGAGGTAAGGAAGACAGAACTATGAACTGTCgatgcagaggaaaaaaaggaggatcTGTTGTCCTCATTGTCTTTTTGTGTGGAAATAAAAGTGCtggggggggcatctgggtggctcaatcattttgtggtagggtcccctccctaaaagagaaaaaaaaaaaaaacaaaacaaaactcaaggcAACTTGGCTATGCCACATGACGACAttcctcatgaccttgtaacatgagaccacttaatcagactgcatgtttgtgtgttaccataaatgggaaacaaacagaaaacgtataaaaaaaactatgccacgtggCGTTCGGGGCTGAGTTCTTTGGGTACAAACCCAACTGAATAGTGCCAacagttgcttcctggaaagaaaagcctcagtgtcacaactctgtgcgagaatcctgccactagttgagcatctgactcttggttttggctcaggtcatgatcttacggtttgtaccattgagctccacatagggctctgcactgacagtgtggagtctgcttgggattccccctccccctctgcccctccccatatgcccagatgtgctctctctctctctctctcaaaataaataagaaaaaaaaaaaagtactggggTCTTAAACAAGGAAGGCAGGGACCAGATCTGATTGATTTCTAATTCCCCTAGCATAGGGCTGGCATTGATCAGGAGCCACAAATTCTCTTTGTGACTTAGCGGGCGTGACTTTCccttgtctgagcctcagtttcctcacctgtaaaatgaggaagagCAAACCTACCTCTGAGGGTATTGTAAGGATTCAGAGTTTGGAACTTGCCCAGTTAAAAGGAAATGCACAAATGGTGCCTGGTGTGACAACCCACAATATACCgaccagaatggaaaaaaaactcAGAGAGACAATATCAAGTGTGTGCACAAGGGATGTGAGTGTAAGTTATTGTAGCTTCACAGTGTTGACTAAAGCCAACCTCACACTTGCCCTTTGACCAGTGATTCCACTCCTTAGCATATTCCCATAAGTTTATCGAGGAAATGTACGAGAATAGTGGTAGCACCAGGATAACCCCAGGCTGGAAAATATCCAGTTTTAGGCATATCCACAGGACCGAAAGCATACAGAAGTGAAAATGAAAGAACTATTCCTATGTGCAATATGAATGTCACAAACATGATGTTAAGTAAAAAGCCAAATACACAGTACACACTGTGGGGGTTGAGACGGACAGAAGTAATCCGCACTGTTAGAACTCAGGTAAAGAATAACTTTAAGAAGGGATAGGatggcagaaagagagcatgtggggGGCTCTTGGGGGTGGCTACTGTTTGGCCTCTTGATCTGAGTACTGGTTATAGGTGTGTTCACTTAGTGGAAAGTCATTGAACTGCACAGTAATGATCTGTACACTTCGctgtatttatatttcaataaaactatttacTTAACAAACACTGTGTGAGTGTATCCCCACTGGCCAGTGTGTATCCCCTGTCTGGGGACAGACAGATCTGAGGACTCTTGTGACCGGCAAGCAGCTTCATAGCTCTGAGcctatttccttctctgtaaaaggGAACATAATGCCTGTTGAGATTCAACGAGTTGAGGCACCCAGGACTtaggcacagggcctggcacaggtCTGCAAGTCTCCCACGGGACTCAACTCCCGCACTGCTGCCTCATCTTCTCCAGCCCAGATGCCTGCGTCGTTTCTACCTGATTCGCTAAGGGTAATGCGGGCTTGGGGCTCCTCACCTCGCATgggagtaaaaagaaacaaaggccagACTTTGCGGAGGCTCGCAGTCTCCAAGCAGAATTCCCGAGGCTCACAGATAGTAACATTCCTCCAGCTCTCTCAAGGACTTCCTTTACCAAAGCTGTGTTACAATTTTGCTCGTTAGTGTCACTTTCTCTGATAGCTTTAAACACTCCCCAAGATCTGTGTGCAATTAGATCCTgagcatatggcccactgatacaCAACTGAAGGGCCTCAAGACTGATGTTTTACTAGAAGGTAGTAAATAGCCTTATCTTAGCAGCAGCTAGCGCCCTGAACGCTTTACTTCCAAATTCCTTACCGACTTACTCTATCCTTAGCACCACCATCCCGCCTCAAACTGTAAAGTATTTAATCAGTCATTTCTCACAAACACAAGTGCAGCTCTTCCCGTACGGGTCCTGGCCCTGTGCTTTAAATAAAGCACCCTTCCCACTGaaaacgtctcaagaattctttctccacCGTTTGCTCCCGGCCCACGTCACATCAACTCCCAGGGTGGATCCCAGTGAGGAGTCGCTCTGGGGGTCGGGGTGGAATCCTCTGGCGCAGCTCACGTTGAGACACCTAAAGGAACCCCTCTGGGGAACGCCGCCCTAAACATCTCCAGCCCCTTCACTAAATGAGATCGAGGAGACGGATTTGCGAGTTCCTTGATTGATAAAGCAATGAAGCAGCGCCGCCTACTGCCGAGAAAACCCCAGCACAGATGCCGCCCGAAATGGTGCCACCACGCGCTACTGCGCACGCGCACCGCCCCAAACCCCTGTCCCGAGAGCGCGCTGTGCAAGCCTTGGGGGCGGAGCTCAGGACGaaatcttcccttccctccctcctttgcgGCCTAGCCAGCCGGCTCTAGCGAAGTCTTAAACTACGTTTCCCAGAATCCACTGAGGTCCTAGTCTTCCGGTAGCGTCAGCGGAAGCGGTGACTAGCTCTGGCTGGGCCGCACAGAGGCCGGCTTGGTCACTATGGAGGAGATAGGCATCTTGGTAGAGAAAGCTCAGGTCTGGTGGGGCCTGGCTCGCGGGGAGAGGGTGAGGCCGACCTGAGTGGGGTGCTGAGTGACTTCGGGAATTCCGGCCCGGGTCAGGGTGATTTGGGATCCTTCGGTGGAGAGCTCTTTGCTGCCCCGAGGCCTGGCTCGGTGACTTAATGATGTTAGGGGGCCAGTAAGGCGCAGAAAGCGCGGCTACAGGAATGAGTGACGTTAGAGGTTCCTTGGCACGGAATGATTTCGAGGACTAGCTAGGAGTGCTTAGTGACCGATGGCCTAGCGAAGCTGGGGCTGTGTCGGGGTGTGAGTGATAGATGGGACGCGGCCGTGGGCCGAATGATGTCTGAAGTTGGGCTGGGAGCTAACCGATGTTCGGAGGCTAAGTAAAATCTGTGGTTTGGGGCCTTCCTAGGGAACTGGATGATAAAAGAATGTTTGAAAGCATGGTGACATTAACAACCTATATTGAGCTAGCCATGTGACCCTAGGAACCTGTTGAGGGGGGTTGAAGAGCATTGGGAGCTGGTAAGGAGTGGTTGTGACATTTAGGCTCTAGTTGGGAGTCTGGTGCCATTGGGGGTATGTTACAAGTGGCACGtgttaataaaatatgtttttggaGGGCTAGTTGACATAAGAGCCCTGTTAGGGGCTAGGTGACATTAGGAGCCTTTTTAGGGGGCTGAGAGGTTTGCAGGGTCTATTTAGAGGGGCTGAATGGTTCATGGTGAAGTGGGGAGGATGCTCtgtattctttcttcctccaacttgagttttctcctttgttctagGATGAGATCCCAGCACTGTCTGTGTCTCGGCCCCAGACTGGCCTTTCCTTCCTGGGGCCGGAGCCTGAGGACCTGGAGGACCTGTACAGCCGCTACAAGGTACATTCAATCCCAAGCCGGACCCTGCACAGGGTCCCAGCATCCCATACTCTTCCTCCACCCCACAACCTTCCACTGCCGCCTCACTTAGCAGGGCATGTAGCCAACCCTCCACCTTTCCCCTCTCCACTCACAGAAGCTGCAGCAAGAGTTGGAGTTCCTGGAGGTGCAGGAGGAATACATCAAGGATGAGCAGAAGAACCTGAAGAAGGAATTCCTCCATGCCCAGGAGGAGGTGAAGCGAATCCAAAGCATCCCACTGGTCATTGGGCAGTTTCTGGAGGCTGTGGACCAGAATACAGCCATTGTGGGCTCCACCACAGGTgcgtgggtgggtgggcagggggcctCTCATTCACTCATCTGTTCATTCAACGTCTGTCAACTGTTTCCTGCCACGGACCGGGAATTATGCTAGGGTCTTAGAAGAGCAAACAAGGCAAGAGAGTGTAATGGTGTTTTTCAGACTCTGATATGAAGGTAGAAATATGTCTTACATTCTTTCtctacacatacatatgcatgtattttgtgtgtgtgtatatgtgtgtgtacatacgtgTACAGTTGACTTTTGAACAACAGGTTTGAACTGGATGGGTCTCCTAATACGTGGAGTTTTTGGGTAAATACAGtgtagtactataaatgtattttcttttcctaatattttttttgctagtttactttattgtaagaatacagtatataatatgtaaaacatACCAAACACGTGTTAATTGACTGCTTATGGTATTGGTCAACAGTGGGCTATTAGTAGTTAGCTtatggggagtcaaaagttatacatggatttttcaGATGCACGGGGAGTCAGTGCCCTTAACTCCTGCAtggttcaagagtcaactgttatacatatatacactacatacatatactacatatacactgaatatacttatgtatatatactatatatatattatctatgcgtatgtaatacatatattacaGATATACTGGAAATTTCATCAAATGCTGTTTACCCTTACTATGTGCAGTATACTCTgatgttttccattctgttctagCCTGCTTTTGTTTCAAACTATGTTCTGGATATGACCCTCTCAGTTGATTTCATGACCGTTACTGGGTTGGGACCTGCCATTTGAAACCATGGGTGAAGTGGGAAGAGATTGGGCTCTGGTAGGACTCGGTAATCAGTAGCTGCTGTTATTAACATGGGCTTAGGCCCTGCCCTCATGATGGTTATTGTCTCTGTGTGTTAcccatctttttctgtttctggccTCTGCTCCTTTGGACTGAGCCATGTTCTCGTAACGGTGGGGAGAGGTGGCTGACTGGGCCTGGAATTGAACTGATGGGCTGGAGGTGAGGTGGTGAAGGGAGGGAGTCGCCCAGGATGAGGCTTGTGTGTTTGACCTGTAGGACTTGGGGGACTGTAGGGCTATTCCTGAGATGTCAACATGGGCAGAGGAGTAGGTTTGGAGGGAGACCGTGCAGGCAGTCTAGGATGTTGCAGGGAGGGGTCCAGGAGGCTGCTAGACAGCCAGGTCTGAAGGTCAGGAGAGAGACTGACACTGGACAGGGGTGTGCATCAGCACCGTAGAAGGAGAATGTGGATGGGAGAGAGGAACCCGAGGCTGGTTGAGCCGGGAGGTCTGGTGCAGAAACCTAGAAGGGTGAATCGGGCAGGGTccaaggggaggagaagagatgATTGGAGATGTTCTTGAGGCTGAATGGAAGATCATAGTGACTGATGGAcaatggagagaaggggagaaagatcTAGGATGAGGTTTGGGACTCTGGCCGGGGACCAAGGACTGTAGGCCTCCctgagacagagacccaggaagagcAGCACAATTTGGGAGAAGATCCTGAGAACACATTGGGACACAGTGAGTGACAGACACCCTAGGGTCATGCAGGGGGAGGCATTCCAGGAGGCTGCTGGTCACCTCGGGCTGAAGCATGAGAGGGAGTCAGGGCTATAGAACGACAGGGAAGTTGTCATTGTGAACGTGGGGATGGACCGGAGGAGGCCAGTGGCCAGGAGGCCCAGGCAGGGTCTGAGTGAGAGATACCGGTGGCCTGGAGTGTACGACCGTGAGGGGTGGGGAGACGTTTTAAGGTTCTGGTacttctcattttcccctcttcttcctgtCTCCCAAAGGCTCCAACTACTACGTGCGCATCCTGAGCACCATTGATCGGGAGCTGCTCAAGCCTAACGCCTCGGTGGCCCTGCACAAGCACAGCAATGCCCTGGTGGACGTGCTGCCTCCTGAGGCTGACAGCAGCATCATGATGCTCACCtcaggtgtgggggaggggagcccagggctgggggcgggtCCTAAGGGACCCTGGGAGCCAGGCTGAgagccccagctctgctctcccACCAGACCAGAAGCCAGATGTGATGTATGCAGACATCGGGGGCATGGACATCCAGAAGCAGGAGGTGCGGGAGGCTGTGGAGCTCCCACTTACACACTTCGAGCTGTATAAGCAGGtgcggggctgggaggggcagggaagggagaggcccCACTGTATTGAGCTGGTGATGGGACTCCCTGGCTCGTCCTTCTTCGCCTCTGTGTTTCAGATCGGCATCGACCCTCCCCGAGGCGTCCTCATGTATGGCCCACCTGGCTGCGGGAAGACCATGCTGGCGAAGGCTGTGGCTCATCACACGACAGGTGAGCCTCTCAGCGCTTCTCCAGAGCCTTGACCTTCTGGGCTCTTCTGACCTTGCTCCCTGCTTTCTCATCTAACCCAGGAAGTGGCATGGTGATTAAGAACAGGGGCTGTGGGGTCAAAGCCCCTGTGTGCCTTTTACTGGCTGTGCCATCCTGGGAGGTGACTTTATATCCtcatacctcagtttccttatctgtagaagACTCTTCACAGTGttactgtgagaaatgaatgaaataatgcaGTGTTTTTCCTACAGTGGGTTGTGACCCATGAGTAATCGTGACTTCAGATTCATGGGTGTAACCagcatttcaaaaaatgaaacaaaacatcaGAGTCCATCCCACATAGTAAGAGCTCAGATTTGTGAAACttgtagtacacacacacacacacacacacacacacacacacacacacacgtgcttgTGGTTGTTTATAtacgtatttcttttttttttttttttcaatgtttatttttaagagagagcatgtgagcaagcaggggaggagcagagagagggagacaggggatctgaagcaggctctgtgctgatagcatggagtccgatgcggggcttgaactcaaactgagATCACGGtctgagccgaatttggatgcttaacgtactgagccacccaggcgccccccacctcccatgtattttttattgtaggTTCCAGACAAAAACGTCCTAAAGTCACTATATTACTGTTTGTAAAGCCTAAAGATAGGGCTCGGCACATCTTAAAATCTTACCACGTGTGAACCAGAGGCTGGTAGAAGGCCGTAGTTAAGCAGTGTTTTCTGGGCCAGGCTGACTGGGTTTGCAGTCTGGCTCCCCGACAACTGCTTATGTCAGGTAGTTTATGTAACTGCTCAATAAGTTAGCCTCTCTGTGACTCCCATTTCGTATTTGTGTGGGTTATTCAGAAGATTGAATCAATATAAAGCTTCTAGAACCATACCTGGCACGTAGAGAGTGGACAGTAAATGATAGCTATTGTCACGATCACTCCTTTGCTTAGCAGTTCATTGGACCTCTGCTCTCCCGGGCCTGGAGCATGGATACAGTGATGAATCAGACATGTCCCGTGTGTTGGAGAATCTCCCAGTATggctgaggaaaaagaaaaagaaacacttagaACTCAGTCATTTGGTTAACGTTTATTGAGCGCCTGGTGCGTGCCAGGAGATGTGGCAGCGAACGGAACAAAGCCTCCTTTCTTCATGGAGGTGATGCCTTAGTTGAGGGAAGTACTTGAACAGATACACAAGCGAATAGATTATATATCCCATGGTGCTGAATGCGTGCTGAGATTAAGCAggacaaggggagagagagtaaCAGGCTGCAGCTTTTTATGCCAGAGCTGGGGCTTGGTCAGGGAAGACTTTCTACGAGGTGACCTTTACACAAAGACCCGGAAGACCTGAGGGAGCGAATCACAGGAAGGTCCAGGGGAGGAACTGTATCAGGCTGAGGGACTATCTGGTGAGGCAGGAATAACAGGGAGGCCCCTGCAGCTGaagcgagtgagggagggggctcACAGTCGGAGGTGAGGTAGAATGGGAACAGTCTGCGGAGTAGCAAATACCCCGGAGAAGCAGGGAAGGTAGTGGGATTGCCCTAACGGGAGGGTGCGCCGGCCCTTGCTGCCCAGGCCTCTTAGGTAAGGGTTCCCAGAGAAAGCGAGGTGTAAGTGATTTGGCAGGCACACCGTTGGGAGAGGGCCTCCAAGCACAGGGAATGGTATGTGCAAAGGCCTGGGACAGGAAAGCACTTTTTAGCGTCATGAGTAGACCATGACCAAACTCCAGGAGGGCACGGGccttatatatttgtgtgtttctgCATTTCCAGTGCCTGCCCAGTAACTGAACTGTGGTAGTTGCTCAGCGAATGTTTGTAGGAGGGCTGTGCTTGGCAGGTCTAGGAGGTGAGGCTGAGGGGATCAGAAAGGGTGTGAATATAGTTT from the Prionailurus viverrinus isolate Anna chromosome E2, UM_Priviv_1.0, whole genome shotgun sequence genome contains:
- the PSMC4 gene encoding 26S proteasome regulatory subunit 6B → MEEIGILVEKAQDEIPALSVSRPQTGLSFLGPEPEDLEDLYSRYKKLQQELEFLEVQEEYIKDEQKNLKKEFLHAQEEVKRIQSIPLVIGQFLEAVDQNTAIVGSTTGSNYYVRILSTIDRELLKPNASVALHKHSNALVDVLPPEADSSIMMLTSDQKPDVMYADIGGMDIQKQEVREAVELPLTHFELYKQIGIDPPRGVLMYGPPGCGKTMLAKAVAHHTTAAFIRVVGSEFVQKYLGEGPRMVRDVFRLAKENAPAIIFIDEIDAIATKRFDAQTGADREVQRILLELLNQMDGFDQNVNVKVIMATNRADTLDPALLRPGRLDRKIEFPLPDRRQKRLIFSTITSKMNLSEEVDLEDYVARPDKISGADINSICQESGMLAVRENRYIVLAKDFEKAYKTVIKKDEQEHEFYK